In one Dunckerocampus dactyliophorus isolate RoL2022-P2 chromosome 9, RoL_Ddac_1.1, whole genome shotgun sequence genomic region, the following are encoded:
- the lrrfip1a gene encoding uncharacterized protein lrrfip1a isoform X2 — protein sequence MSNMSNMGSQGTGRKRSSNKDRSTAEDDALNLIAKEAEARLAAKRAARAEAREIRMRELERQQKEKYYGLNTKVDDRVDDKWGDIEQWMEDSERYSRPSQVHTLSDDDERLSVGSRGSVRSDLDSVYGAGGSSLVPHKKSKKKKKHKHKDKDRNGYDDEYGVVSSRSSRLSDDSRVSRSSRGDLLASYASSNLYSLNGLSSTRNTGSTGAYQSALYEDNHCSGSQRVTGSGSHSLEYSSFHRSNSRTSSRANSARASPVDNCGSVASYLRSAASSGGLPRDLDDVTIPDFSDVDDKDYLEKGSRAASALTATTLTSLGGSSSRRGSVDTAITVDAETAVREIKEIHELKDQIQDVESKYTQNLKEAKDALTEVEEKYRKAMVSNAQLDNEKNNLMYQVDTLKDSLMELEELLSESRREYEEKVKEFDREKHAHGVLQFQLAAMKETLKQSEELLNEIRQLRMKQDGFTREISDLQETVEWKDKKIGALERQKEYTDAIRIERDELREEVVKLKDILKKHGIVLGPDMSINGSAGETETEVSTSGDSAPQPAQDSSTFPAEGNSMLGSSVETQLRSSGKEEVDQEQHQDVFEEAQTSHFSSDRLSNTVHASLVESCSTQQSTEEQKMPLKDVNGGKSLEWQAEADELAVTKDCDELVLSSEFEENTDNGNEPQVNSDLEDRVATTKDIEDNSTTIFEEKPNKHKTIDESLSTKTHSYLQDVNHSESCSEEGHVRDLESCPPEDVINSEPCPQENVNNSVSCTQDIKDYESCPQENVNNSVSCTQDIKDYDSCPQEDVKDSESCPQENAKDSELCTREDVKDSASCTQEKYIKDSELCPQVENLKDSESESVPGVSNTELQCETENAEANNDDVEEIQIKAPLGGANAPLKKKKKKRRGKKKGGSLEERNQPKDNKEAARTYQESIQPEAVSKDDGSGTECSSEGRSFKHIKESSTDQVTKDIDQQHTAEQVEHIEASYFEQPNKSKMDQVSGEWNNEQHWKVEKEPGMDQVVKETDWQNADQADFAQLEHNETSNIQNPKESMMDLMLNADERNNEQNLEADKVKIEENISLTLQLSQTQSHHSADKQCLKQTWESVKVEVPEFSGADVLVDFVSSNTSTSLDGVDVLDDMATIDIVKTAPLEPDDHSESKNHLSVTMDSTAQCPEAPSKPSSATDSNSDMLIGLSDKGVLEKTSTSQKDEQPEAERVERSFSSENPNDGSVEKPKLSESKKENELLDLVKSENSSNDLDKVGTLVETQAEHFMERQTLLYEDQMDAAASDMEVQTQSSPEDAGHYISPLIVQRLSNEQLSSAGNLEEHKNGQSDRKSLTVQPLQESTAETNNISQPYEQDNEEQIEEDEEGQSFDFDDINTDVAVEIQTIEHSQQEEVEVGVDVLSDDNSDVLVQSSTNIEIVQENSQGKPMDGEVCADVATADKNLDVVALVQVEASSEKSVEEQEEKMQPQKMDAMDEQSFVAKDRQPSKAGEFGVLENTSEDQFHPQAASLPVEEALNVVEQLHEDLSATQVGGNRVTPPSGKDEKRNSKKGKSKGKDDCKMT from the exons GAGGACAGTGAGAGATACTCACGCCCCTCACAGGTGCACACG CTTTCAGATGACGATGAGCGCTTGTCAGTGGGAAGCCGAGGCAGTGTCAGG TCGGATCTTGATTCAGTTTATGGGGCAGGG GGCTCATCTTTGGTCCCGCATAAGAAgtccaagaaaaagaagaaacataAGCATAAAGATAAAGAT AGGAACGGCTATGATGATGAGTACGGTGTCGTGTCCAGCAGG AGTTCAAGACTGAGTGACGATAGCAGGGTCTCACGTTCATCCAGGGGAGACCTGTTG GCATCTTATGCTTCCTCTAACTTGTACAGCCTCAATGGTCTGTCCTCCACCAGGAACACAGGTTCAACTGGTGCGTACCAG AGCGCCTTATATGAGGACAATCACTGCTCCGGGTCGCAGCGAGTCACTGGCTCTGGCTCCCAT TCTTTAGAATACAGTAGCTTCCACCGCTCCAACTCCAGAACCTCCAGCAGGGCCAATTCAGCCCGTGCCAGCCCAGTG GACAACTGTGGTTCTGTTGCCAGTTATTTAAGAAGCGCAGCCAGTAGCGGTGGCCTCCCCAGGGATCTGGACGATGTTACTATTCCTGATTTTTCTGAT GTAGATGACAAGGATTATCTTGAGAAA GGTTCCAGAGCAGCCTCTGCATTAACAGCAACAACTCTCACATCCCTCGGTGGATCTTCCTCACGGAGAGGAAGTGTAGACACTGCCATAACTGTGGATGCTGAGACTGCCGTGAGAGAAATAAAG GAAATTCATGAACTGAAGGATCAAATTCAAGATGTGGAATCCAAGTACACACAGAACCTAAAAGAAGCCAAG GATGCATTGACAGAGGTGGAAGAGAAGTATCGTAAGGCAATGGTATCCAACGCCCAGCTGGACAATGAGAAGAACAACCTCATGTACCAGGTGGATACGCTGAAGGACTCTCTGATGGAACTAGAGGAACTCCTGTCTGAGTCCCGGCGGGAGTATGAGGAGAAGGTCAAG GAATTTGATCGAGAGAAGCATGCCCACGGTGTGCTTCAGTTCCAGTTGGCAGCCATgaaagaaacactgaaacaaagtGAGGAGCTGCTAAAT GAGATCCGTCAGTTGCGTATGAAACAAGACGGTTTTACTAGAGAGATATCTGACCTACAAGAAACAGTGGAGTGGAAGGATAAGAAAATTGGG GCTTTAGAGCGACAGAAAGAATACACTGACGCAATCCGAATTGAGCGAGATGAGCTCAGAGAAGAGGTTGTGAAGCTGAAAGATATTCTAAAG AAACATGGAATAGTACTGGGACCTGATATGAGCATCAACGGCAGTGCTGGTGAGACAGAAACAGAAGTCAGCACCAGTGGAGACTCTGCTCCCCAACCGGCTCAGGATTCGTCCACTTTCCCAGCAGAGGGGAACAGCATGCTCG GAAGCTCAGTGGAGACTCAGTTGAGAAGTAGTGGAAAGGAAGAGGTGGATCAAGAGCAGCATCAAGACGTGTTTGAGGAAGCCCAGACCAGTCATTTCAGCTCTGATAGGCTCTCTAATACTGTTCACGCATCTTTAGTAGAATCCTGTAGCACACAACAGTCCACAGAAGAACAGAAAATGCCACTCAAAGACGTCAATGGTGGCAAAAGTCTGGAATGGCAGGCTGAAGCTGATGAACTTGCAGTCACAAAAGACTGTGATGAACTAGTTCTCAGCTCTGAGTTCGAAGAAAACACAGATAATGGAAATGAGCCACAAGTCAACTCAGATTTAGAAGACAGAGTAGCAACAACCAAAGATATTGAAGACAACTCCACCACCATCTTTGAGGAgaagccaaacaaacacaaaaccatAGACGAAAGTCTTTcgacaaaaacacattcataTCTACAAGACGTCAACCATTCTGAATCATGTTCCGAAGAAGGACATGTAAGAGATTTAGAATCATGTCCCCCGGAAGATGTCATTAATTCAGAACCATGTCCCCAAGAAAATGTCAACAATTCAGTATCATGTACACAAGATATCAAAGATTATGAATCATGTCCCCAAGAAAATGTCAACAATTCAGTGTCATGTACACAAGATATCAAAGATTATGACTCATGTCCCCAAGAAGATGTCAAAGATTCAGAATCATGTCCCCAGGAAAATGCCAAAGATTCTGAATTATGTACACGAGAAGATGTCAAAGATTCAGCGTCATGTACCCAAGAGAAATATATAAAAGATTCTGAATTGTGTCCCCAGGTAGAAAATCTCAAAGACTCAGAGTCTGAGTCTGTCCCAGGTGTATCAAATACTGAACTTCAATGTGAAACTGAAAATGCTGAGGCAAACAATGATGACGTtgaagaaatacaaataaaggctCCACTTGGAGGTGCTAATGCTCCtctgaaaaagaagaaaaagaagaggagaGGCAAAAAGAAAGGAGGGTCCCTTGAGGAAAGAAATCAACCAAAGGACAATAAGGAAGCTGCTAGAACATATCAAGAAAGCATCCAACCAGAAGCAGTTTCAAAGGATGATGGGTCAGGCACCGAATGTAGTAGTGAAGGtcgcagttttaaacacattaaAGAATCATCCACAGATCAGGTTACCAAAGACATCGATCAGCAACATACTGCTGAACAAGTGGAACATATTGAAGCCTCATATTTTGAACAACCAAATAAATCAAAGATGGATCAAGTTAGTGGTGAATGGAATAATGAACAGCATTGGAAAGTAGAGAAGGAACCAGGTATGGATCAAGTTGTGAAAGAGACAGACTGGCAAAATGCTGATCAAGCAGATTTCGCACAATTAGAACACAACGAAACCTCAAATATTCAAAACCCTAAAGAGTCAATGATGGATCTAATGTTGAATGCAGATGAACGAAATAATGAGCAGAATTTGGAAGCAGATAAAGTAAAGATAGAAGAAAACATTTCTCTCACTTTGCAACTCAGTCAGACACAAAGTCACCACAGTGCAGACAAACAGTGCTTGAAACAAACTTGGGAATCTGTGAAAGTAGAGGTTCCAGAGTTCAGTGGAGCGGATGTTCTTGTTGACTTTGTTAGTAGCAACACCTCCACAAGCCTTGACGGAGTTGACGTTTTAGATGACATGGCAACTATAGATATTGTCAAAACTGCTCCTCTTGAGCCTGATGACCATTCTGAAAGTAAAAATCACTTGTCTGTGACTATGGACTCTACTGCCCAATGCCCAGAGGCACCATCTAAGCCGTCTTCTGCCACTGACTCCAACAGTGACATGCTCATTGGGTTGTCTGACAAAGGTGTGCTAGAGAAAACTTCTACAAGCCAAAAGGATGAACAGCCAGAAGCAGAACGCGTAGAAAGATCATTTTCCTCTGAAAATCCTAATGATGGGTCAGTCGAAAAACCAAAACTGTCTGAAAGTAAGAAGGAAAATGAATTGTTAGATTTAGTCAAGTCAGAGAACTCCTCAAATGACCTTGACAAAGTTGGGACCCTTGTGGAGACTCAGGCTGAACATTTTATGGAAAGGCAGACATTGCTGTATGAAGATCAGATGGATGCTGCTGCCTCAGACATGGAGGTGCAGACACAAAGTTCTCCAGAAGATGCAGGACATTACATAAGTCCCCTGATTGTGCAGCGGCTTAGCAATGAGCAATTATCCTCTGCAGGTAATCTTGAGGagcacaaaaatggccaaaGTGACCGAAAAAGTCTTACTGTGCAGCCACTGCAGGAATCCACAGCTGAGACCAATAACATAAGTCAACCGTACGAGCAGGACAATGAGGAGCAAATCGAAGAAGATGAGGAAGGGCAGTCCTTTGATTTTGATGACATAAACACAGATGTAGCTGTAGAAATACAGACCATTGAACATTCACAGCAGGAGGAAGTTGAGGTGGGTGTTGATGTCCTGTCAGATGACAACAGTGATGTGTTGGTGCAGAGTTCAACAAATATTGAAATAGTACAAGAAAATTCCCAAGGGAAGCCAATGGATGGTGAGGTGTGTGCAGATGTAGCTACAGCAGACAAAAACTTGGATGTGGTGGCTTTGGTTCAAGTGGAAGCTTCATCTGAAAAAAGTGTGGAAGAGCAGGAGGAAAAGATGCAGccacagaagatggatgcaaTGGATGAGCAAAGCTTTGTTGCAAAAGACAGACAACCTTCCAAAGCTGGGGAGTTTGGTGTTCTAGAAAACACAAGTGAAGACCAATTCCACCCTCAGGCAGCATCTTTACCAGTAGAAGAAGCGTTAAATGTTGTTGAACAACTGCATGAAGATTTAAGTGCAACCCAAGTGGGCGGCAACAGAGTGACACCTCCCTCCGGAAAAGATGAGAAGAGAAATAGCAAGAAAGGCAAAAGCAAGGGCAAAGATGACTGCAAGATGACTTAG
- the lrrfip1a gene encoding uncharacterized protein lrrfip1a isoform X16 — protein MSNMSNMGSQGTGRKRSSNKDRSTAEDDALNLIAKEAEARLAAKRAARAEAREIRMRELERQQKEIFQVQKKYYGLNTKVDDRVDDKWGDIEQWMEDSERYSRPSQVHTLSDDDERLSVGSRGSVRSDLDSVYGAGGSSLVPHKKSKKKKKHKHKDKDRNGYDDEYGVVSSRSSRLSDDSRVSRSSRGDLLVDDKDYLEKGSRAASALTATTLTSLGGSSSRRGSVDTAITVDAETAVREIKEIHELKDQIQDVESKYTQNLKEAKDALTEVEEKYRKAMVSNAQLDNEKNNLMYQVDTLKDSLMELEELLSESRREYEEKVKEFDREKHAHGVLQFQLAAMKETLKQSEELLNEIRQLRMKQDGFTREISDLQETVEWKDKKIGALERQKEYTDAIRIERDELREEVVKLKDILKKHGIVLGPDMSINGSAGETETEVSTSGDSAPQPAQDSSTFPAEGNSMLGSSVETQLRSSGKEEVDQEQHQDVFEEAQTSHFSSDRLSNTVHASLVESCSTQQSTEEQKMPLKDVNGGKSLEWQAEADELAVTKDCDELVLSSEFEENTDNGNEPQVNSDLEDRVATTKDIEDNSTTIFEEKPNKHKTIDESLSTKTHSYLQDVNHSESCSEEGHVRDLESCPPEDVINSEPCPQENVNNSVSCTQDIKDYESCPQENVNNSVSCTQDIKDYDSCPQEDVKDSESCPQENAKDSELCTREDVKDSASCTQEKYIKDSELCPQVENLKDSESESVPGVSNTELQCETENAEANNDDVEEIQIKAPLGGANAPLKKKKKKRRGKKKGGSLEERNQPKDNKEAARTYQESIQPEAVSKDDGSGTECSSEGRSFKHIKESSTDQVTKDIDQQHTAEQVEHIEASYFEQPNKSKMDQVSGEWNNEQHWKVEKEPGMDQVVKETDWQNADQADFAQLEHNETSNIQNPKESMMDLMLNADERNNEQNLEADKVKIEENISLTLQLSQTQSHHSADKQCLKQTWESVKVEVPEFSGADVLVDFVSSNTSTSLDGVDVLDDMATIDIVKTAPLEPDDHSESKNHLSVTMDSTAQCPEAPSKPSSATDSNSDMLIGLSDKGVLEKTSTSQKDEQPEAERVERSFSSENPNDGSVEKPKLSESKKENELLDLVKSENSSNDLDKVGTLVETQAEHFMERQTLLYEDQMDAAASDMEVQTQSSPEDAGHYISPLIVQRLSNEQLSSAGNLEEHKNGQSDRKSLTVQPLQESTAETNNISQPYEQDNEEQIEEDEEGQSFDFDDINTDVAVEIQTIEHSQQEEVEVGVDVLSDDNSDVLVQSSTNIEIVQENSQGKPMDGEVCADVATADKNLDVVALVQVEASSEKSVEEQEEKMQPQKMDAMDEQSFVAKDRQPSKAGEFGVLENTSEDQFHPQAASLPVEEALNVVEQLHEDLSATQVGGNRVTPPSGKDEKRNSKKGKSKGKDDCKMT, from the exons GAGGACAGTGAGAGATACTCACGCCCCTCACAGGTGCACACG CTTTCAGATGACGATGAGCGCTTGTCAGTGGGAAGCCGAGGCAGTGTCAGG TCGGATCTTGATTCAGTTTATGGGGCAGGG GGCTCATCTTTGGTCCCGCATAAGAAgtccaagaaaaagaagaaacataAGCATAAAGATAAAGAT AGGAACGGCTATGATGATGAGTACGGTGTCGTGTCCAGCAGG AGTTCAAGACTGAGTGACGATAGCAGGGTCTCACGTTCATCCAGGGGAGACCTGTTG GTAGATGACAAGGATTATCTTGAGAAA GGTTCCAGAGCAGCCTCTGCATTAACAGCAACAACTCTCACATCCCTCGGTGGATCTTCCTCACGGAGAGGAAGTGTAGACACTGCCATAACTGTGGATGCTGAGACTGCCGTGAGAGAAATAAAG GAAATTCATGAACTGAAGGATCAAATTCAAGATGTGGAATCCAAGTACACACAGAACCTAAAAGAAGCCAAG GATGCATTGACAGAGGTGGAAGAGAAGTATCGTAAGGCAATGGTATCCAACGCCCAGCTGGACAATGAGAAGAACAACCTCATGTACCAGGTGGATACGCTGAAGGACTCTCTGATGGAACTAGAGGAACTCCTGTCTGAGTCCCGGCGGGAGTATGAGGAGAAGGTCAAG GAATTTGATCGAGAGAAGCATGCCCACGGTGTGCTTCAGTTCCAGTTGGCAGCCATgaaagaaacactgaaacaaagtGAGGAGCTGCTAAAT GAGATCCGTCAGTTGCGTATGAAACAAGACGGTTTTACTAGAGAGATATCTGACCTACAAGAAACAGTGGAGTGGAAGGATAAGAAAATTGGG GCTTTAGAGCGACAGAAAGAATACACTGACGCAATCCGAATTGAGCGAGATGAGCTCAGAGAAGAGGTTGTGAAGCTGAAAGATATTCTAAAG AAACATGGAATAGTACTGGGACCTGATATGAGCATCAACGGCAGTGCTGGTGAGACAGAAACAGAAGTCAGCACCAGTGGAGACTCTGCTCCCCAACCGGCTCAGGATTCGTCCACTTTCCCAGCAGAGGGGAACAGCATGCTCG GAAGCTCAGTGGAGACTCAGTTGAGAAGTAGTGGAAAGGAAGAGGTGGATCAAGAGCAGCATCAAGACGTGTTTGAGGAAGCCCAGACCAGTCATTTCAGCTCTGATAGGCTCTCTAATACTGTTCACGCATCTTTAGTAGAATCCTGTAGCACACAACAGTCCACAGAAGAACAGAAAATGCCACTCAAAGACGTCAATGGTGGCAAAAGTCTGGAATGGCAGGCTGAAGCTGATGAACTTGCAGTCACAAAAGACTGTGATGAACTAGTTCTCAGCTCTGAGTTCGAAGAAAACACAGATAATGGAAATGAGCCACAAGTCAACTCAGATTTAGAAGACAGAGTAGCAACAACCAAAGATATTGAAGACAACTCCACCACCATCTTTGAGGAgaagccaaacaaacacaaaaccatAGACGAAAGTCTTTcgacaaaaacacattcataTCTACAAGACGTCAACCATTCTGAATCATGTTCCGAAGAAGGACATGTAAGAGATTTAGAATCATGTCCCCCGGAAGATGTCATTAATTCAGAACCATGTCCCCAAGAAAATGTCAACAATTCAGTATCATGTACACAAGATATCAAAGATTATGAATCATGTCCCCAAGAAAATGTCAACAATTCAGTGTCATGTACACAAGATATCAAAGATTATGACTCATGTCCCCAAGAAGATGTCAAAGATTCAGAATCATGTCCCCAGGAAAATGCCAAAGATTCTGAATTATGTACACGAGAAGATGTCAAAGATTCAGCGTCATGTACCCAAGAGAAATATATAAAAGATTCTGAATTGTGTCCCCAGGTAGAAAATCTCAAAGACTCAGAGTCTGAGTCTGTCCCAGGTGTATCAAATACTGAACTTCAATGTGAAACTGAAAATGCTGAGGCAAACAATGATGACGTtgaagaaatacaaataaaggctCCACTTGGAGGTGCTAATGCTCCtctgaaaaagaagaaaaagaagaggagaGGCAAAAAGAAAGGAGGGTCCCTTGAGGAAAGAAATCAACCAAAGGACAATAAGGAAGCTGCTAGAACATATCAAGAAAGCATCCAACCAGAAGCAGTTTCAAAGGATGATGGGTCAGGCACCGAATGTAGTAGTGAAGGtcgcagttttaaacacattaaAGAATCATCCACAGATCAGGTTACCAAAGACATCGATCAGCAACATACTGCTGAACAAGTGGAACATATTGAAGCCTCATATTTTGAACAACCAAATAAATCAAAGATGGATCAAGTTAGTGGTGAATGGAATAATGAACAGCATTGGAAAGTAGAGAAGGAACCAGGTATGGATCAAGTTGTGAAAGAGACAGACTGGCAAAATGCTGATCAAGCAGATTTCGCACAATTAGAACACAACGAAACCTCAAATATTCAAAACCCTAAAGAGTCAATGATGGATCTAATGTTGAATGCAGATGAACGAAATAATGAGCAGAATTTGGAAGCAGATAAAGTAAAGATAGAAGAAAACATTTCTCTCACTTTGCAACTCAGTCAGACACAAAGTCACCACAGTGCAGACAAACAGTGCTTGAAACAAACTTGGGAATCTGTGAAAGTAGAGGTTCCAGAGTTCAGTGGAGCGGATGTTCTTGTTGACTTTGTTAGTAGCAACACCTCCACAAGCCTTGACGGAGTTGACGTTTTAGATGACATGGCAACTATAGATATTGTCAAAACTGCTCCTCTTGAGCCTGATGACCATTCTGAAAGTAAAAATCACTTGTCTGTGACTATGGACTCTACTGCCCAATGCCCAGAGGCACCATCTAAGCCGTCTTCTGCCACTGACTCCAACAGTGACATGCTCATTGGGTTGTCTGACAAAGGTGTGCTAGAGAAAACTTCTACAAGCCAAAAGGATGAACAGCCAGAAGCAGAACGCGTAGAAAGATCATTTTCCTCTGAAAATCCTAATGATGGGTCAGTCGAAAAACCAAAACTGTCTGAAAGTAAGAAGGAAAATGAATTGTTAGATTTAGTCAAGTCAGAGAACTCCTCAAATGACCTTGACAAAGTTGGGACCCTTGTGGAGACTCAGGCTGAACATTTTATGGAAAGGCAGACATTGCTGTATGAAGATCAGATGGATGCTGCTGCCTCAGACATGGAGGTGCAGACACAAAGTTCTCCAGAAGATGCAGGACATTACATAAGTCCCCTGATTGTGCAGCGGCTTAGCAATGAGCAATTATCCTCTGCAGGTAATCTTGAGGagcacaaaaatggccaaaGTGACCGAAAAAGTCTTACTGTGCAGCCACTGCAGGAATCCACAGCTGAGACCAATAACATAAGTCAACCGTACGAGCAGGACAATGAGGAGCAAATCGAAGAAGATGAGGAAGGGCAGTCCTTTGATTTTGATGACATAAACACAGATGTAGCTGTAGAAATACAGACCATTGAACATTCACAGCAGGAGGAAGTTGAGGTGGGTGTTGATGTCCTGTCAGATGACAACAGTGATGTGTTGGTGCAGAGTTCAACAAATATTGAAATAGTACAAGAAAATTCCCAAGGGAAGCCAATGGATGGTGAGGTGTGTGCAGATGTAGCTACAGCAGACAAAAACTTGGATGTGGTGGCTTTGGTTCAAGTGGAAGCTTCATCTGAAAAAAGTGTGGAAGAGCAGGAGGAAAAGATGCAGccacagaagatggatgcaaTGGATGAGCAAAGCTTTGTTGCAAAAGACAGACAACCTTCCAAAGCTGGGGAGTTTGGTGTTCTAGAAAACACAAGTGAAGACCAATTCCACCCTCAGGCAGCATCTTTACCAGTAGAAGAAGCGTTAAATGTTGTTGAACAACTGCATGAAGATTTAAGTGCAACCCAAGTGGGCGGCAACAGAGTGACACCTCCCTCCGGAAAAGATGAGAAGAGAAATAGCAAGAAAGGCAAAAGCAAGGGCAAAGATGACTGCAAGATGACTTAG